GGTGCTCGAGCTGATGTCCTCGCCGAACCTGGCCGACACCTCGTGGGTGACGAACCAGTACGACCACTTCGTGCAGGGCAACACCGCGATGGCCGCCCCGGACGACGCCGGCGTGGTGCGCGTGGACGAGGAGACCGGGATGGGCGTGGCCGTGTCCACGGACTGCAACTCCCGGTACTCCTACCTGGACCCGTACGTCGGCGCCCAGCTGGCCCTGGCCGAGTCCTACCGCAACGTGGCCACGGCCGGCGCCGTGCCGAAGGCCGTCTCGGACTGCCTGAACTTCGGCTCCCCCGAGGACCCCGAGGTCATGTGGCAGTTCGCCGAGTCCGTCCGCGGCCTCGCCGACGCGTGCCAGCGGATGGGCGTGCCGGTCACCGGCGGCAACGTCTCGCTGTACAACCAGACCGGCAGCACGCCGATCCACCCCACCCCCGTGGTGGCGACGCTGGGCCAGTTCGACGACGTCTCCCGCCGCACCCCGTCCGGCTTCCACCGCGACGCCGACGGCCAGGCCGTGTACCTCATGGGCGTCACGCGCGACGAGCTGGACGGCTCCGAGTTCGCCCGGCTGCACGATCACCTCGGCGGCGTGCCCCCGCAGGTGGACCTGGACGCGGAGCGGCTCCTCGGCGAGCTGCTCGTCAACGCGTCCCGGGACGGGATGGTCGACGCCGCGCACGACCTCTCCGAGGGCGGCCTGGCCGCCGCGCTGTCCGAGATGGTCCTGCGCTTCGGCGTCGGCGCCCGGGTGGCCCTGGACGAGGTCATGCAGCGCGACGGCGTGGACGCCTTCACCGCGCTGTTCTCCGAGTCCCAGGCCCGCGCCGTCGTGGCCGTGCCGCGCACCGAGGAGGTCCGCTTCAAGGACATGACCACGGCCCGCGGCTTCCCGGTGGCGCGCATCGGCGTGGTGGACGCCGCCTCGGGCGCCCTCGAGGTGCAGGGCGAGTTCACCCTGCCGATCGAGGAGCTGCGCGAGCGCTGGTCCGCCACGCTGCCGCACCACTTCGGCTGATCCGGCGCCGGCCGGGCCGGACCGCCCGCCCGCCCGACGCACCACGTGAGGGATCCGGCGGCCTCCCGCTCCCGGGACGCCGCCGGGTCCCTCACGTGCTGACGGGACGCCCCGTGCGATCAGTCGTGGGATTCGTCGGCCACTCGGCCGCGGGACGGCGACGATTCCCGCACCTGATCGCCGGAGGCTCGGTCCTCCGCCGTCCATGGTGCTGCCTCGGCGGCGGGTCTAGCCTTCTTCCATGTCCGCGGACCCAGGCCCCTCATCCCGTCCCGCCGACCGCCTCGAGCGCGCCGTGCGCCGGCACGCACCCGGCTCCGCGGGCCGCGCCGTCGAGCGTCTGGGGGACCACGCCGAGGAGATGTCCAGGCACCCGTGGTTCCAGCGGCTGGCGCGGACCGGACACGTCGCCAACGGCATCCTGCACTTGCTCATCGGGATCATCGCCTGGAACCTGGCCCTCGGCACCTCGGGCCGGTCCGCCGACCAGTCCGGGGCCATCGCCCTGCTGGCCGGCCAGCCGTTCGGGATGGTCCTGGCCTGGGTGTGCGCCGCCGGCTGCGTCCTGCTCGGCCTGTGGTACCTCAGCGAGGCGCTGTGGGACCGGCAGGAGGCGCTGGACGGCGTGAAGGACGGCGGCAAGGCCGTGGTCTACGTGGCGATCGGCGTGCTGTTCGCGATGGCGGCCCTCGGGAGCGGACAGGACTCCGGCGAGTCGGCGAGCTCGTTCTCCGCCGCGCTGATGTCCCACCCCGCCGGCGCGGCCCTGCTGGTGGCGGTCGGGGCCGGGTTCATCGCCGCCGGCGCGTACCACGTGGTCAAGGGCGCCACCCGCCGGTTCACGCGGGACCTGGAGCACTCCTCCAACCTCACCGTCTCCCGGGCCATCCGGGTCACCGGCACCGTCGGCTACGTGGCCAAGGGCATCGTCCTGGCCCTCGTGGGGCTGCTGTTCGTGGTGGCCACGGTGCAGCACGACCCGCAGGAGGCCACCGGCATGGACGGCGCCCTGCGGGCCCTGCTGGACCAGCCCCTCGGACCGGTGCTGCTGGCGGCCGTGGGCGTGGGGCTGATGCTCTTCGGGGTCTACTCGGTCATGCGCTCCCGCTACGCGGCCTGACCGACCGGACCACCGGCGGCGGATCAGTCGACCTGCAGCTCGCCCATCCGGTCCCAGCCCTCGCCCTCGACCTGGCGGCTGACGATCCGCGGCGTGGAGACCAGCAGCGGGCGCATGGTCTCCAGGCCGGTGGTGAAGTGCTCGCTCGTCACGTGGGCCTCGGCGGCGCCGTCCTTGAACGCCTCCACGAGGACGAACTCGTCCGGGTCCTCCACGCTGCGGGACCACTCGAACCAGAGGTTGCCCTCCTCGGCGCGCGTGGACTCCGTGTAGTCACGGACGCGCTCGATGAACCCGTCCGCGTGCTCGGGCTTGACCTGGAATTTCACGACGATGAAGATCATGGCCCCACCCTAGTGCCGGCGCTGCCCGTCAGCCGGGGAGCAGGGACGGATCGGCCCGCACCTCGATGACCGGGCACGTGTCCATCACCACGTCCAGCCCGGCGGCCCGGGCGCGCTCGGCGGCGGCCTCGTCCACCACCCCGAGCTGCAGCCAGACGGCCTTCGCGCCCACTGCGATCGCCTCGTCCACGATCCGCCCCACCTTCTGGGAGTTGACGAAGCAGTCCACCACGTCGATCTCCCCCGGGACGTCCGCGAGCCGGCGGTAGCCCGTCTCCCCGTGCACCTCCTGCGCGCCGAGGTTGACCGGGATGATCTCCATCCCGAGGTCGTCCCGCAGGAAGCGCGAGACCCCGACGGCGGCGCGGCGCGGGTTGGGCGTGAGCCCGACGACGGCCCAGCGGCCCCCCCGGTCCGTCAGCAGCCGGCGGACGGTCGCCGGGTCGTTCACGTGTGCCATGGCCCCACCGTATCCGGGCCCGCGGCCCGCGTCAGTCCCCGTCCTGCGGGGCCAGGACGCCCAGCCGGACGAGGCGGCGCCGGGCGGCGAGCTCGGAGGGACCCCGCCGGCCCAGCGCCCGGCCGATGACGGCCAGCGTCGCCCGGCCGGCGAGGCGGGTGAGGGCCGGGACGCCGCTGCCGCGCAGCCCGGCGAGCTCCCGGTGACGGCGCGGCAGGGTGTCCACGACGGCCAGGAACAGCGCGCGGTAGCCCGGCCGCAGGCCCGGCTCCAGGGGCGGACGCCGCAGGAAGCGGACCACCTCCTCGAGCTCGGGGCCCCCGCGCAGCTGGCGGTCCGGGCCGGCGTCGAAGGCGGCCAGGCGTGCCCGCAGCGCGGCCTGGGTCCGCGGCGGGTCCGGGACGCCCATCAGTTCTCCCGCCACGGCCCACTCGGCCACGTAGGCGTCCGCCCCGGTGCGGCCGGCGGGCGTGCCCGGCGGGGCCGGGACCGGGCCGATGAACGTCTCGTAGCAGGTGAGGAAGGCGTCCGTGAAGGCGAGGTGGACCCATTCGTCCAGGACGGGGTCGTTGGCCGCGTAGTCGCGGACGGTGCCGTCGGCGGCGGTGTACCGGCCGCGCACCGGGCCGTGGAGCCGCCGCACGTACGCGCAGGCCTGCCGGGCGGCCTCGGTCGAGCCGTAGGTCACGGTGAAGATCCAGCGGATGGTGCCGGCCAGCCGGCCGAACGGGTCGGCCCGGTAGTCGGAGTGCTCGGCCACCCCGGCCAGCGCCCCGGGGTGCAGCGCCTGGACCAGCAGCGCGCGGATGCCGGCCGGGATGGTGGACATGCCGCCGTGCACGGTCCACACGGCCGAGTCCGGGGAGAAGTAGCCGGCGTCGTCGCCCAGCTCCAGGTCGAGCTGCCACTGCGGCACGCCGCCAGCGTGCTCGCCGGAGAAGGTGCGCACGAGGCTCGCCTGCAGCGAGCGCAGGGGGTGGGGGATACCCATGCCCCGAGGCTACCGCGCGGGGGCGCCCGGCGGGTCAGCGGCCGGTGGCCGCCCGGCGGCGGCCCGGCACCGGGGCCCTGGACCGAGGTCCCGACGGCGGCCGGGGCCGGCCGTCGCTGCGCCGCGGTGTCCCCCTCCGGGATGACCCGGATGCACCCCGGATTCGCCCCGCAGGGTGAGGCGCCCCGGGCCGGTCGGCCACTAGATTGGGGGCATCGCTGCAGGCCGGCCCCCTCCGGCCCCCGTTGCCTGCCGCTCGACCCCCGGGAGACAATCAGCGTGAGCACATCGGCCAGCACCGGCGGCACCGCCACCGGGGAGGAGGACGACATCCAGGACCTCCCCCGACCGGGCTCCTCGGCGGCCTCCCCCGACGCCCCGGGCCCGTCCCCGGCCGCTCCCCCGCCGCCCGCGGTCCCCACGTCTCCCGCGTCCCCCGCGCACGCCGCCGTCGCCGGTCTCCCCGCCCCGGGCACCCCCGGGCACCCGGACCACCCCGACCACCCGGACGCCCGGCGCCGGCTCCACCTGCGCCACCGGGGCCTCGAGGGACTGGTCCGCCCCGCGGACGACCACCTCGCCGAGCACGGGCTGGACGAGGCCGCCGTCGCCGAGCGCGTGGAGCACGGGCTGACCAACCGGCAGCCGCGGGACACGTCCCGCTCGATCTGGAAGATCCTGCGCGTCCACGTCCTGACCCTGTTCAACCTGGCCATCGGCTCGTGCGCGGCGGCCATCATCGTCCTGGGCCGCTGGTTCGACCTCGTCTTCTGCTTCGCCGCCCTCGCCAACGTGGTCATCGGCGTGGTGCAGGAGTACTCCGCCAAGCGCAAGCTGGACCAGATCGCGCTGCTGCACCAGGACGCCGCGCGCGTGCTGCGCTCCGGGACGGAGCGGGAGGTCCGGCTCGAGGACATCGTGCTGGACGACGCCGTGGTGCTACGGCGCGGGGACCAGGTCCCGGCCGACGGGGTGGTGCTGGCCGCGGACGGCCTGGACATCGACGAGTCCCTGCTGACCGGCGAGTCGGACGCGGTGGGCAAGCTGCCCGGGCACGCGGTGCTGTCCGGCTCGGCCGTGCTCTCCGGCCACGGGCTGTTCCGCGTCTCCGCGGTCGGCGCCGACTCGCACGCCTCGCAGCTGGCCATCGAGGCCCGGCGATTCTCGAGGATCCACTCCGAACTGCGCGGGGCGCTGGACACCGTGGCGAAGTGGCTCACGATCGCCCTGGTGCCGATCGTGGCCGTCATCGTCAACGGCCAGGTGCAGGCCATCGGCGGCTGGGCCCACGCCCTGGCCACGGGGGCGATGGAGCCGGCCGTCGTGGCCTCCGTCGCCGCCATCACCTCCATGGTCCCGCAGGGGCTGGCGCTGATGACCACCATCGCGTTCGCCGTGGCCGCGCTCAAGCTCGCCCGGGACCAGGTGCTCATCCAGGAGCAGCCCGCGGTGGAGATCCTCGCCCGCGTGGACACCGTCTGCCTGGACAAGACCGGCACGCTGACCGAGGGGCGGATCGTCTTCGACGCCGCCACGCCCCTGGCCCCGGCCGCCGCGGTGCACGATGCCGGCGAGGCCGTGCTGGCCTGGTTCGGTGCCGACGCCAACGCCAACCCCACCGCGCTGGCCCTGCGCGAGCGCTACGCCGCGGTCCCCGGGGCCGAGCCCAGCGCCCGGGTGCCCTTCGCCTCCGCGCGGCGCTGGTCCGCCGTCGCCTTCGGCACGCCGGCCGGGCCCGACGCCGCCCCGGCCGGCCCAAGCGCCCCCGGTCCGGAGGCCGCGGGGACCGATGGCGCGGTCTCCGGAGCCGAGGACCCGGGCGCCCCGGGGGCGCTGCACGGGGCGTGGGTGCTCGGCGCTCCCGAGGCACTGCTCGACGGGTCCCGCCGCCCCGGGGAGCACCTCGAGCGGATCCGGTCGCTGTGCCACGAGACGACCGAGCAGGGCCTGCGCACCATGCTGCTGTGCCGCTCGGCCGAGCCGGCGGCCGCGGGCGCCTGGTTCGGCACCGACGGCGGGGCGGCCGGGGCCCTCGCGGCGGACGGACCCGCACCGGGCGACGGGGCCGGGCCGGCGTCGGGCCCGGCGGACGGGACAAACGCCGCGTGGGCCGGGGCGCCCGTCCGGACCGGGGAACTGCTGCCGCCCGCGCTGGAGCCCGTGGCGCTGCTGACCTTCCGCGAGAAGGTCCGCGACGACGCCCACGAGACCCTGGAGTACTTCCGGGCGCAGGGCGTGGAGCTGAAGATCATCTCGGGGGACAACCCCCGCACGGTCGCCGCGGTCGCGCGCGAGGTCGGGATGACGCTGCACGGCGACGGCTACGACGCCCGCCACCTGCCCGAGGACGACGCCGAGCGGCGCCGCGTCCTGGACACCTATTCCGTCTTCGGCCGGGTCACCCCGGACCAGAAGAAGGGCATGGTCAAGGACCTGCAGGACGCCGGGCACGTGGTGGCGATGACCGGCGACGGCATCAACGACGCGCTGGCGCTGAAGTCCGCGGACCTCGGCATCGCGATGGGCAACGGCGCCCCGGCCACGAAGGCCGTCTCCCGCATGGTGCTGCTGGACAGCCGGTTCTCGCGGCTGCCCTCCGTGCTGGCCGAGGGCCGGCAGGTGATCGCCAACATCGAGCAGCTGGCCCACCTGTACCTCACCAAGACCTCCTACGCCGTGCTGTTCGGCGTGGTGTTCTCCCTGCTGGCCTGGCAGTACCCGCTGCTGCCTCGGCAGGCCTCCACGGTCGACTTCCTGATGATCGGCCTGCCCACGTTCTTCCTGGCCCTGGCGCCGAACCAGCGGCGGTACGTGCCCGGGTTCCTCCGGCGGTCACTGCGCTTCGCGCTGCCCTCGGGCCTGGTCATCCTCACCGGGCTGCTGGCCGTGAACCTCGCGGCCCGCTGGTTCGCCGGGGACGTGTCCGTGCGGCAGGTCCAGACGGCCTCGGTCATCACGCTGACGCTCATGGGCCTGTGGGTGCTCAACCTCATCTCCCGCCCGCTGACGCGCTGGAAACTGACGCTGATCGCGTCCATGTACGCGCTGCTGGTCGTGGTGCTCGTGGTGCCCGCCTCCCAGCGGTTCCACCAGTTCGAGTACCCACCGCTGGACCTGGGGCTCACGGCGGGGGGGATCGGCGTGGTCGGCTGCGTCCTGCTCGAGCTGATCCACCTGCGGCACCGGTCCTGGGTCCGCCGCACGCAGGGCGCTGGACGTCCGGAGGTCCCGGCCGGCCCGGCGCGGGCGGGCGGGATGACCGGCCGTGGCCCCGCCCGCCAGTCCGTGGTCGAATGGCAGGGACCGCGCCCGGACCGAGCCCCGGAGGACCGATTGCCCGCAGCAGCACCCACCGCCCCCCGCACCGTCGACGTCCTCGTGATCGGCGGCGGCAACGCCGGGATCTCCCTCGCCGCCCGGCTGCACCGCCAGGGCCTGCGGGACGTGGCCGTCGTCGAGCCCAAGGACACGCACCACTACCGGCCGATGCTCTCCTACGTGGGGGCCGGGCTGAAGACGGTGCGGGACCTGTCCCGTCCCCAGGCCCGCGCCATGCCGGACGGGGTCACGTGGGTCCGGGACGCCGTGGCGGCCCTGGACACCGCCGCGCGGACGGCCGTGCTGGCCTCCGGCACCCGGATCGGCTACCGCGACGTGGTGGTCTGCCCGGGCTCCACCCCGGACTGGGACGCCGTCCCCGGCAGCGCCGAGGCCATGGCCAGCGGCTTCGCCTCGACCAACTACACGGTGGACCTGGCGCCGCGGACGTGGGAGCTCATCCGCGGGCTGCGCGCCGGCCGCGCCCTGTTCACGATCCCGGACGGACCCGCGCCCACTCCCCAGATCGGCCAGAAGATCCTCTACCTCGCGTGCGACTACTGGCAGCGCCGCGGCGTGCTGCGGGACATCGAGGTGACCCTGCTGACGCCCACCGCCACGGTCTTCGGCCAGCCGGACGTGGACCGGCGGCTGGAGCCCTGGGTGTCCCGGTACGGGATCCGCGTGGTCACCGGGGCGCGGGTGCGGTCCATCGACGCCGGCGCCCGCCGGCTGGCCGCGGAGGTGGAGGGCACGCCGCGCGAGTTCGGCTACGACCTGCTGCACCACGGCCCCGTGCACCGCGCCCCCTCCTGGATCGCCGCCGCGGGCCTGGGCACGGAGGACGGGTACGTGGACGTGGACCCGGAGACGCTGCGCCACCGCTCGGTGCCCTCGGTGTGGGCGTGCGGCGACGCCGCCGAGCTGCGGACCGGCCGGTCCGGCGGGGGCCTGCGCCACCAGACGAGGATCCTCGCCGACAACCTGCTCGCCGCCCGCGAGGGCAGGACCCTGGAGGGACGGTACGACGGCTACACGGTCACGCCCGTCACCGTGGCCCGCGGCAGGGCCCTGTTCCCGGAGTACGACCGGGACAACGCGCTGGACCCCAGCATCCCGGGGCTGCCGCTGCTGCGCCCCAGCCGCGCCCTGTGGTTCTTCGACCTCGAGGTCCTGCCCCGGGAGTACTGGTACAGCATCCTCAAGGGCCGCTGACCCGGCCCGTGGGCGGGTCAGCCAGCCCGTCCGTCCGGCCGGGAAACGGCGGGGGGACGGGCGGGGAACGGGCGCCGTCCACTCGGAAACGGCACTGTCACGGGGCTTCCGTGGCCCGTCATGGTACTGAGGGGTAGTGATCGCGCGCGGCTAAACTCGCCCTGTTCGGGACGGTCAGACACGGCGTCCAGTCAGTAACCCCACCAGAAGGAGCTCCTGCCATGGCAGCACCCAGCCCCGGTTATTCGATCACCCTGCAGGTCCAGGCCCCCGCGTCGTTCACCGCGACCTCCGACCTGGCCGCCGCCGTGGCAGCCACCGGTGCCGCCGTCACCGCCCTCGACGTCGTCGAGTCCCACCACTCCTCCATGGTCATCGCCGTCAGCTGCAACACCACCGACGCCGGCCACGCCGAGCGGGTCAAGGCCGCCCTGGACGCCCTGGAGGGCACCGAGGTCCAGGAGATGGCCGACCAGACCTTCCAGCTGCACGAGGGCGGCAAGATCGAGACCACGCTGCGCGTGCCGCTGCGCACCCGTGACGACCTGTCCCGCGCCTACACCCCGGGCGTGGCCCGCGTGTGCCAGGCGATCGCCCAGGACAAGTCCCAGGCCCGGCACCTGACCATCAAGAAGAACACCGTCGCCGTGGTCACCGACGGCACCGCCGTGCTGGGCCTGGGGGACATCGGCCCCGAGGCCGCCATGCCGGTCATGGAGGGCAAGGCCGCCCTGTTCAAGCAGTTCGCCGGCGTGGACGCCTGGCCGGTGGCCCTGGACACCACGGACACCGAGGAGATCATCCGCACCGTCAAGGCCATCGCCCCGGCCTACGGCGGGATCAACCTCGAGGACATCTCCGCCCCGCGCTGCTTCGAGATCGAGGCCCGCCTGCGCGAGGAGCTGGACATCCCGGTCTTCCACGACGACCAGCACGGCACCGCCATCGTGGTCCAGGCCGCCCTGACCAACGCCCTGAAGCTCACCGGCAAGAGGATCGAGGACGTGCGCATCGTCGTCTCCGGCGTGGGCGCGGCCGGCACCGCCATCATCCGCCTGCTGATGGCCTCCGGGGCCCGCCACATCGTGGCCGCCGGGCGCGCGGGCGTGATCGAGCGCGGCTCCCAGCACGCCGACTCCAACCGCCAGTGGCTGGCCGACAACACCAACGCCGACTCCTTCTCCGGCTCCGTCAAGGAGGCCATGGTCGGCGCCGACGTGTTCATCGGCGTCTCCGCCCCGAACCTGCTGGACGAGGCGGACATCGCCGCGATGAACGACGGGGCCATGGTCTTCGCCATGTCCAACCCGGACCCCGAGGTGGACCCGGCGGCGGCCTCCAAGCACGCCGCCGTGGTGGCCACCGGC
This genomic window from Citricoccus sp. SGAir0253 contains:
- a CDS encoding DUF1206 domain-containing protein, giving the protein MSADPGPSSRPADRLERAVRRHAPGSAGRAVERLGDHAEEMSRHPWFQRLARTGHVANGILHLLIGIIAWNLALGTSGRSADQSGAIALLAGQPFGMVLAWVCAAGCVLLGLWYLSEALWDRQEALDGVKDGGKAVVYVAIGVLFAMAALGSGQDSGESASSFSAALMSHPAGAALLVAVGAGFIAAGAYHVVKGATRRFTRDLEHSSNLTVSRAIRVTGTVGYVAKGIVLALVGLLFVVATVQHDPQEATGMDGALRALLDQPLGPVLLAAVGVGLMLFGVYSVMRSRYAA
- a CDS encoding putative quinol monooxygenase, whose protein sequence is MIFIVVKFQVKPEHADGFIERVRDYTESTRAEEGNLWFEWSRSVEDPDEFVLVEAFKDGAAEAHVTSEHFTTGLETMRPLLVSTPRIVSRQVEGEGWDRMGELQVD
- a CDS encoding CoA-binding protein; this encodes MAHVNDPATVRRLLTDRGGRWAVVGLTPNPRRAAVGVSRFLRDDLGMEIIPVNLGAQEVHGETGYRRLADVPGEIDVVDCFVNSQKVGRIVDEAIAVGAKAVWLQLGVVDEAAAERARAAGLDVVMDTCPVIEVRADPSLLPG
- a CDS encoding oxygenase MpaB family protein, giving the protein MGIPHPLRSLQASLVRTFSGEHAGGVPQWQLDLELGDDAGYFSPDSAVWTVHGGMSTIPAGIRALLVQALHPGALAGVAEHSDYRADPFGRLAGTIRWIFTVTYGSTEAARQACAYVRRLHGPVRGRYTAADGTVRDYAANDPVLDEWVHLAFTDAFLTCYETFIGPVPAPPGTPAGRTGADAYVAEWAVAGELMGVPDPPRTQAALRARLAAFDAGPDRQLRGGPELEEVVRFLRRPPLEPGLRPGYRALFLAVVDTLPRRHRELAGLRGSGVPALTRLAGRATLAVIGRALGRRGPSELAARRRLVRLGVLAPQDGD
- a CDS encoding HAD-IC family P-type ATPase — encoded protein: MSVSTSASTGGTATGEEDDIQDLPRPGSSAASPDAPGPSPAAPPPPAVPTSPASPAHAAVAGLPAPGTPGHPDHPDHPDARRRLHLRHRGLEGLVRPADDHLAEHGLDEAAVAERVEHGLTNRQPRDTSRSIWKILRVHVLTLFNLAIGSCAAAIIVLGRWFDLVFCFAALANVVIGVVQEYSAKRKLDQIALLHQDAARVLRSGTEREVRLEDIVLDDAVVLRRGDQVPADGVVLAADGLDIDESLLTGESDAVGKLPGHAVLSGSAVLSGHGLFRVSAVGADSHASQLAIEARRFSRIHSELRGALDTVAKWLTIALVPIVAVIVNGQVQAIGGWAHALATGAMEPAVVASVAAITSMVPQGLALMTTIAFAVAALKLARDQVLIQEQPAVEILARVDTVCLDKTGTLTEGRIVFDAATPLAPAAAVHDAGEAVLAWFGADANANPTALALRERYAAVPGAEPSARVPFASARRWSAVAFGTPAGPDAAPAGPSAPGPEAAGTDGAVSGAEDPGAPGALHGAWVLGAPEALLDGSRRPGEHLERIRSLCHETTEQGLRTMLLCRSAEPAAAGAWFGTDGGAAGALAADGPAPGDGAGPASGPADGTNAAWAGAPVRTGELLPPALEPVALLTFREKVRDDAHETLEYFRAQGVELKIISGDNPRTVAAVAREVGMTLHGDGYDARHLPEDDAERRRVLDTYSVFGRVTPDQKKGMVKDLQDAGHVVAMTGDGINDALALKSADLGIAMGNGAPATKAVSRMVLLDSRFSRLPSVLAEGRQVIANIEQLAHLYLTKTSYAVLFGVVFSLLAWQYPLLPRQASTVDFLMIGLPTFFLALAPNQRRYVPGFLRRSLRFALPSGLVILTGLLAVNLAARWFAGDVSVRQVQTASVITLTLMGLWVLNLISRPLTRWKLTLIASMYALLVVVLVVPASQRFHQFEYPPLDLGLTAGGIGVVGCVLLELIHLRHRSWVRRTQGAGRPEVPAGPARAGGMTGRGPARQSVVEWQGPRPDRAPEDRLPAAAPTAPRTVDVLVIGGGNAGISLAARLHRQGLRDVAVVEPKDTHHYRPMLSYVGAGLKTVRDLSRPQARAMPDGVTWVRDAVAALDTAARTAVLASGTRIGYRDVVVCPGSTPDWDAVPGSAEAMASGFASTNYTVDLAPRTWELIRGLRAGRALFTIPDGPAPTPQIGQKILYLACDYWQRRGVLRDIEVTLLTPTATVFGQPDVDRRLEPWVSRYGIRVVTGARVRSIDAGARRLAAEVEGTPREFGYDLLHHGPVHRAPSWIAAAGLGTEDGYVDVDPETLRHRSVPSVWACGDAAELRTGRSGGGLRHQTRILADNLLAAREGRTLEGRYDGYTVTPVTVARGRALFPEYDRDNALDPSIPGLPLLRPSRALWFFDLEVLPREYWYSILKGR
- a CDS encoding NADP-dependent malic enzyme; translated protein: MAAPSPGYSITLQVQAPASFTATSDLAAAVAATGAAVTALDVVESHHSSMVIAVSCNTTDAGHAERVKAALDALEGTEVQEMADQTFQLHEGGKIETTLRVPLRTRDDLSRAYTPGVARVCQAIAQDKSQARHLTIKKNTVAVVTDGTAVLGLGDIGPEAAMPVMEGKAALFKQFAGVDAWPVALDTTDTEEIIRTVKAIAPAYGGINLEDISAPRCFEIEARLREELDIPVFHDDQHGTAIVVQAALTNALKLTGKRIEDVRIVVSGVGAAGTAIIRLLMASGARHIVAAGRAGVIERGSQHADSNRQWLADNTNADSFSGSVKEAMVGADVFIGVSAPNLLDEADIAAMNDGAMVFAMSNPDPEVDPAAASKHAAVVATGRSDFPNQINNVLAFPGFFRGLLDAGASDITDEMLVVAAEAIASCISDEELNPGFIIPSVFDPEVSTRVAEAVAAVATPRA